One Chloroflexota bacterium genomic window, AAAACGCTGGCCGAATCTGAATATACGCTGAGCGATGAAATGGCACTGGCAGCAGTGACCGAGGACTCACCCTATTACTGGCGGGTAAAGGCGACTGACGGGGCGGCAAATGAGAGCGAGTGGTCAGCCCCTCGGTCGTTTTTGGTGCTGGCACCACCGGCGCCGGTACTGCTGTCGCCGGAAAACGGCGGTGAAGCAGAAGCCCAGGCATATTTTGACTGGGAGGATGTTACGAGCTTGAGTCTACCTGTTACATATCAGCTTCAGGTTGCCGCGACTAAAGATTTCACTAAACTGGTACTGGAAAAAGAAGGGCTGACCGAGTCCGAATACACCGTAATGGAAGAAGAGAAACTGGCAGCGGTAAAGAAAAACGCCCCCTATTACTGGAGAGTAAGAGCCGTTGATGATGCCGGTAATGAGAGTGAATGGTCAACGCCCGGTTCATTTACCGTGGGCTTCTACCTGGCGCTGCCCAACTGGGCACTTTATATACTGATAGCCTTTGGCGCCATAATAATTGGTTTTCTGGCCTTCTGGCTGGGAAGGAGAACCGCTTACAGCGAATCATAGCCAAGCTTAAATTAAATTGGAGGCAACGGAATGAAGAGTGTGCACATGCTGAGGTTAATAGTTTTAATTGTGGTTATGGCCTTGCTGGTCATGGCGGTACCGGTGACTGCACAGACCCGCTCCATTGAGCTGGACCCCGAAGAGGGAACCGTCGGTAGTACGGTTACTGTGGTGGGGGAAGGTTTCAATAAGAGTACCGAGTCTACCGATAGATATATCATCATTTACTTTTCGAGTCAGAAGGCCTCGACTATTGATGTCATTGACGCCAAAGTCACCATCTATGAAGTGGTCAGGGACGGTATATGGCTAAATTTCGATGGTGAATTCAACGAAGCATTCACTGTCCCGGCGGAACTGAACGATGGCGATGATACCGCGGATGTGGTCTCCGGCACCTACTATGCATACGTATGCTACTATACTTTAACGCCGCCTTATAACGTCGTTAAGACAATCCGGGCGGTGGCTGAGTTTACCGTCATCGGCGGTGATATCACTATTGACCCCGAGGAAGGACCGGTGGGCAGTGAGGTTGAAATTACCGGCGAGGACTTTATGGCTGATGAAGGAATCACCGTTTTCTATGACGATAATGAGATAGAGATTGAGAGCGGCGATGATGAGACGGATAGTGCTGGTGAGTTTGTCAGCACCATCCTTATCCCGGAAAGTATCGCCGGTACCCACACCATAAAGGTTACCGTGGGCGGCAGCGAGGCCGAGGCCGAGTTCACCGTTGAAACGGAGATAGTCCTCGACCCGACTTCGGGGGAGGCGGGCGCTGAAGTTATAGTAAACGGCGCCGGCTTTGGGCGGAGGAGTGACGTGGTCGTATATTTCGATGCTGAAGGAGTGGTCACGGACACCACCAGTTCCGACGGTAGCTTTGATGCTACCTTTACCGTGCCCGAGCTTGATAAGGGTATTTACGATGTGGAAGCGGAGGACGACGATGGGAATCTGGACACGGCCAAATTCACCATAACGGTACCGGAACCAACGCAACCAACGCCGACCCCGACACCTTCACCATCAGCTACGGCGATAAACGTTAGCGCCGCCAGTGGCAAAGTCGGCTCCGACCTTATAATCACCGGTGCCGGATTTGCCGCCAGCGGAATGGTTACTATCGAGTTTGGCGATGAGATTCTGGACACGGTTGTTGCTGATGCCAGTGGCATATTTGTCGCCGTTCTAAAGGTTCCATCGGCCAAGGCTGGAGAGCATGCGATATCCATCAGCGATGGTACCAACACCGATGAGGTAACATTCACGGTAGAGGCCGTCCCACCGCCGATACCGAAGCCCCTTCTGCCAGAGATGGGCGTGAAGGCGGAAACAC contains:
- a CDS encoding IPT/TIG domain-containing protein, with protein sequence MKSVHMLRLIVLIVVMALLVMAVPVTAQTRSIELDPEEGTVGSTVTVVGEGFNKSTESTDRYIIIYFSSQKASTIDVIDAKVTIYEVVRDGIWLNFDGEFNEAFTVPAELNDGDDTADVVSGTYYAYVCYYTLTPPYNVVKTIRAVAEFTVIGGDITIDPEEGPVGSEVEITGEDFMADEGITVFYDDNEIEIESGDDETDSAGEFVSTILIPESIAGTHTIKVTVGGSEAEAEFTVETEIVLDPTSGEAGAEVIVNGAGFGRRSDVVVYFDAEGVVTDTTSSDGSFDATFTVPELDKGIYDVEAEDDDGNLDTAKFTITVPEPTQPTPTPTPSPSATAINVSAASGKVGSDLIITGAGFAASGMVTIEFGDEILDTVVADASGIFVAVLKVPSAKAGEHAISISDGTNTDEVTFTVEAVPPPIPKPLLPEMGVKAET